In one window of Micromonospora cathayae DNA:
- a CDS encoding hemolysin family protein has protein sequence MLIAAGLALIIVLTAATGYFVAQEFGYVAVDRGKLKQLADDGDQAAARALKVTGRLSFMLSGAQLGITVTALLVGYVAEPFLGAGLAELLGVTGISTAVSLPLSVVLALVIATVVQMVLGELAPKNLAIARPEPLARALSRSTLIYLAVAGPLIKLFDRAAVRLLRRLGIEPIEELPSGATPEDLEQIIAESRQEGHLDKAMSDLLDRGLDFRELTAGEAMVPRVDVHTVRADDPISRVVEMLDTGHSRFPVRGTEGVDDLVGVVGIADVLGVPPTERATTPVSAVAVPPLLVPETLPLPTVLDRLRVGHRQLACVVDEYGGFAGVITLEDIAEELVGPIRDEDDPPERAPARQDDGSWVVPARWRIDEVADSTGISLPEGPEYDTISGLVMRELGRVPEVGDLLEIRLPAEEGELAPRALVEVLVVDRHVADSVRLRVSGTSEVTA, from the coding sequence GTGTTGATCGCCGCCGGACTCGCACTGATCATCGTTCTGACCGCCGCCACCGGCTACTTCGTGGCGCAGGAGTTCGGCTACGTCGCCGTCGACCGGGGCAAGCTCAAGCAGCTCGCCGACGACGGTGACCAGGCCGCCGCCCGCGCCCTGAAGGTGACCGGCCGGCTCTCCTTCATGCTCTCCGGGGCCCAGCTCGGGATCACCGTCACCGCCCTGCTCGTCGGTTACGTCGCCGAGCCGTTCCTCGGCGCCGGACTGGCCGAGCTGCTCGGCGTCACCGGGATCTCGACCGCGGTCAGCCTGCCGCTGTCGGTGGTGCTGGCCCTGGTCATCGCGACCGTGGTGCAGATGGTGCTCGGCGAACTCGCCCCGAAGAACCTCGCCATCGCCCGCCCGGAGCCGCTGGCCCGGGCCCTCAGCCGATCCACCCTGATCTACCTGGCCGTGGCCGGGCCGTTGATCAAACTCTTCGACCGGGCCGCGGTACGGCTGCTGCGCCGGCTCGGCATCGAACCGATCGAGGAACTGCCCAGCGGGGCCACCCCCGAGGACCTCGAGCAGATCATCGCCGAGTCCCGCCAGGAAGGGCACCTGGACAAGGCCATGTCCGACCTGCTCGACCGGGGACTGGACTTCCGGGAACTGACCGCCGGGGAGGCCATGGTGCCCCGGGTCGACGTGCACACCGTACGCGCCGACGACCCGATCAGCCGGGTGGTCGAGATGCTCGACACCGGCCACTCCCGGTTCCCGGTACGCGGCACCGAGGGCGTCGACGACCTGGTCGGCGTGGTCGGCATCGCCGACGTGCTCGGCGTACCGCCGACCGAACGCGCGACCACACCGGTCAGCGCGGTGGCCGTACCGCCGCTGCTGGTGCCGGAGACGCTGCCGCTGCCGACGGTGCTCGACCGGCTCCGGGTCGGGCACCGGCAGCTCGCCTGCGTGGTCGACGAGTACGGCGGCTTCGCCGGCGTGATCACGCTGGAGGACATCGCCGAGGAACTGGTCGGCCCGATCCGCGACGAGGACGACCCGCCGGAGCGGGCCCCGGCCCGGCAGGACGACGGCTCCTGGGTGGTGCCGGCCCGCTGGCGGATCGACGAGGTGGCCGACAGCACCGGCATCTCGCTGCCCGAGGGCCCCGAGTACGACACCATCTCCGGGCTGGTCATGCGGGAGCTGGGCCGGGTCCCCGAGGTCGGGGACCTGCTGGAGATCCGGTTGCCCGCCGAGGAAGGCGAGCTGGCCCCGCGTGCCCTCGTCGAGGTGCTCGTGGTGGACCGGCACGTCGCCGACTCGGTCCGGCTGCGGGTCAGCGGCACCAGTGAGGTGACCGCATGA
- a CDS encoding hemolysin family protein → MSTGFALITSVVLLALNGFFVAAEFALVASKRYRLEQAAASGGRAARAALDGVRELSLMLAGAQLGITLCTLGLGALAEPAIEHLLSPLLHAVGIPTAASHVIALIFALSLVTFLHLVVGEMAPKSWAITDAERSALLLALPFRAFARVARPVLSLLNAVANAMLRLVKVNPQDQLAQVHGPDELRMLLEQSREHGLLGAEQHQMLTSMLELQGTKVSDVMEPFGEIVTVRRDDPAERIEQVSRNSGRSRLAVVDPTGEVVGLVHVREAVRATTTGRGASAGELMSDAFTLPATASVTEAVAAMRGVQAQLALVRNGGGPTRPIGFVALEDLLEEVIGEFDDETDPVPRGRRMR, encoded by the coding sequence ATGAGCACCGGCTTCGCGCTGATCACCTCGGTGGTGCTGCTCGCCCTGAACGGGTTCTTCGTGGCCGCCGAGTTCGCCCTGGTCGCCAGCAAGCGGTACCGGCTGGAACAGGCCGCCGCCAGCGGCGGACGGGCCGCCCGGGCGGCGTTGGACGGCGTCCGGGAACTCTCCCTGATGCTGGCCGGCGCGCAGCTCGGCATCACCCTCTGCACGCTGGGCCTGGGCGCGCTCGCCGAACCGGCGATCGAACACCTGCTCAGCCCGCTGCTGCACGCGGTCGGCATCCCGACGGCCGCCAGCCACGTGATCGCCCTGATCTTCGCGCTGAGCCTGGTCACCTTCCTGCACCTGGTGGTCGGCGAGATGGCCCCGAAGTCGTGGGCGATCACCGACGCGGAACGGTCGGCGCTGCTGCTGGCCCTGCCGTTCCGGGCCTTCGCCCGGGTGGCCCGGCCGGTGCTGTCGCTGCTGAACGCGGTCGCCAACGCGATGCTGCGGCTGGTGAAGGTCAACCCGCAGGACCAGCTCGCCCAGGTGCACGGCCCGGACGAGCTGCGGATGCTGCTCGAACAGTCCCGGGAACACGGGCTGCTCGGCGCCGAGCAGCACCAGATGCTCACCAGCATGCTCGAGTTGCAGGGCACCAAGGTGTCCGACGTGATGGAGCCGTTCGGGGAGATCGTCACGGTCCGCCGCGACGACCCCGCCGAGCGGATCGAGCAGGTCAGCCGGAACAGTGGCCGGTCCCGGCTGGCGGTGGTCGACCCGACCGGCGAGGTGGTCGGTCTGGTGCACGTCCGGGAGGCGGTACGGGCCACCACGACCGGTCGGGGTGCGAGCGCGGGCGAGCTGATGTCCGACGCCTTCACCCTGCCCGCGACCGCCTCGGTCACCGAGGCGGTGGCCGCCATGCGGGGCGTACAGGCGCAACTCGCGCTGGTCCGCAACGGCGGCGGCCCGACCCGGCCGATCGGGTTCGTGGCCCTGGAGGACCTCCTCGAAGAGGTCATCGGCGAGTTCGACGACGAGACCGACCCGGTGCCGCGCGGGCGACGGATGCGGTAG